From Cryptosporangium phraense, one genomic window encodes:
- a CDS encoding toll/interleukin-1 receptor domain-containing protein: MQEDVVRRAQAGLPPDIDFEGFTGFNRPSDTRSAESLRASPPPTSPPPTSPPPTPPSRTQPPWPQAPRSEPARSEPRPRSEPTRRSEPARPDPARRPDPARRSEPAHPDPAHPEAPPLSEPARPESARPESARPDPAPTHPARSGAHPSEPFPPTLYKSSAYLTEPPTPASGGRYLGAPVFICYRRSDSDMAAAYLRAALGALIGRQNIFMDVDSVKPGEDFVEKMLAGVTAADVVLVVIGKNWLNATGADERRRIDDPEDYVRLEVEAALELGKRVIPVLVSGAEMPRANALPASVAPLTRRNGLTLGHTTFDADIDRIAGAVGVPPQ, from the coding sequence ATGCAGGAGGACGTTGTTCGCCGGGCTCAGGCCGGCCTTCCGCCCGACATCGACTTCGAGGGGTTCACCGGCTTCAACCGGCCTAGCGACACCCGATCGGCCGAGAGCCTCCGCGCCTCTCCGCCTCCGACCTCTCCGCCTCCGACCTCTCCGCCTCCGACCCCGCCGTCTCGAACTCAGCCGCCCTGGCCGCAGGCACCCCGCTCAGAGCCGGCCCGCTCAGAACCACGACCCCGCTCCGAGCCGACCCGCCGTTCAGAGCCGGCCCGCCCAGACCCGGCCCGCCGCCCAGACCCGGCCCGCCGTTCAGAACCGGCCCACCCAGACCCGGCCCACCCGGAAGCGCCACCCCTCTCCGAGCCGGCCCGCCCAGAATCAGCCCGCCCAGAATCAGCCCGCCCAGATCCGGCCCCGACGCACCCGGCCCGCTCCGGGGCGCATCCGTCTGAGCCGTTTCCTCCCACCCTCTACAAATCCTCCGCCTACCTCACCGAGCCCCCCACTCCCGCCTCCGGCGGCCGCTACCTCGGCGCACCCGTGTTCATCTGTTATCGACGGTCCGACTCCGACATGGCGGCGGCCTATCTGCGCGCCGCCCTCGGCGCCCTCATCGGGCGGCAGAACATCTTCATGGACGTCGACTCGGTCAAGCCCGGGGAAGACTTCGTCGAGAAGATGCTGGCCGGGGTCACCGCCGCCGACGTGGTCCTGGTGGTCATCGGCAAGAACTGGCTGAACGCGACCGGGGCCGACGAGCGGCGACGCATCGACGACCCCGAGGACTACGTGCGGCTCGAGGTCGAGGCCGCGTTGGAGCTCGGCAAACGGGTGATCCCGGTGCTGGTGAGCGGGGCCGAGATGCCCCGGGCGAACGCACTCCCCGCGAGCGTGGCCCCGCTGACCCGGCGCAACGGCCTCACGCTGGGCCACACGACGTTCGACGCCGACATCGACCGGATCGCCGGGGCGGTCGGGGTGCCGCCGCAGTAA
- the acnA gene encoding aconitate hydratase AcnA has protein sequence MDSFGSAGSLTVGDEDYQIFRLNAVEGLQDKIAKLPYSLKVLLENLLRTEDGANVTADHIRALANWDPNAEPDTEIQFTPARVVMQDFTGVPCVVDLATMREAVAELGGDPAKINPLAPAELVIDHSVIADVFGAPDAFTRNVELEYQRNLERYQFLRWGQGAFNEFKVVPPGTGIVHQVNIEHLARTVMVRNGTAYPDTCVGTDSHTTMVNGLGVLGWGVGGIEAEAAMLGQPVSMLIPRVVGFKLNGELPEGTTATDLVLTITEMLRKHGVVGKFVEFYGEGVTAVPLANRATIGNMSPEFGSTAAIFPIDAETVNYLRLTGRPEQQLKLVEAYAREQGMWHDPSVEPVFSEYLELDLSTVVPSIAGPKRPQDRIVLAESKEQWRGDIRTYVTDEAQYGPIDESVEESFPASDAPANGRSTAADQPHHAEKSGERPSRKVPVTLSDGTSFELDHGAVTIAAITSCTNTSNPSVMIGAALLAKNAVDRGLTRKPWVKTTLAPGSKVVSDYYDRAGLTPYLDKIGFNLVGYGCTTCIGNSGPLQDEISAAINEADLAVAAVLSGNRNFEGRINPDVKMNYLASPPLVVAYALAGSMDIDITSEPLGTGSDGQPVYLRDIWPSPQEVEEVIASAIHSEMFSRDYADVFAGDERWQNLPTPTGDTFEWDAQSTYVRKPPYFEGMPPEPTPVTDIDGARVLLKLGDSVTTDHISPAGAIKADSPAGKYLVEHGVERRDFNSYGSRRGNHEVMIRGTFANIRLRNQIAPGTEGGFTRDFSDSSAPVTTVYDAAQNYAAAGTPLVVLAGKEYGSGSSRDWAAKGTALLGVKTVIAESYERIHRSNLIGMGVLPLQFPAGQSAESLGLTGEETFSVAGVTALNEGSTPKTVKVSTDTGVEFDAVVRIDTPGEADYYRHGGIMQYVLRSLLG, from the coding sequence ATCGACAGTTTCGGGTCGGCCGGCTCGCTCACAGTCGGCGACGAGGACTACCAGATCTTCCGGCTGAACGCCGTCGAAGGACTCCAGGACAAGATTGCGAAGCTTCCGTACTCGCTGAAGGTCCTGCTGGAGAACCTCCTGCGCACCGAGGACGGCGCGAACGTCACCGCCGATCACATCCGCGCGCTGGCCAACTGGGATCCGAACGCCGAGCCGGACACCGAGATCCAGTTCACGCCCGCCCGGGTCGTGATGCAGGACTTCACCGGCGTGCCGTGCGTGGTCGACCTGGCCACGATGCGCGAGGCGGTCGCGGAGCTGGGCGGCGACCCGGCGAAGATCAACCCGCTGGCGCCGGCCGAGCTGGTCATCGACCACTCGGTGATCGCCGACGTCTTCGGGGCCCCGGACGCGTTCACCCGGAACGTCGAGCTGGAGTACCAGCGCAACCTCGAGCGCTACCAGTTCCTCCGCTGGGGGCAGGGCGCGTTCAACGAGTTCAAGGTCGTGCCGCCGGGCACCGGCATCGTGCACCAGGTCAACATCGAGCACCTGGCCCGCACCGTGATGGTGCGCAACGGAACCGCGTATCCCGACACCTGCGTGGGCACCGACTCGCACACCACGATGGTCAACGGGCTGGGCGTCCTGGGCTGGGGCGTCGGCGGCATCGAGGCCGAGGCCGCGATGCTCGGCCAGCCGGTCAGCATGCTGATCCCGCGGGTCGTGGGCTTCAAGCTGAACGGCGAACTGCCCGAGGGCACCACCGCCACCGACCTGGTGCTGACGATCACCGAGATGCTGCGCAAGCACGGCGTCGTCGGCAAGTTCGTCGAGTTCTACGGCGAAGGGGTCACGGCGGTGCCGCTGGCCAACCGGGCCACGATCGGCAACATGAGCCCGGAGTTCGGCTCCACCGCGGCGATCTTCCCGATCGACGCCGAGACCGTGAACTACCTGCGGCTGACCGGCCGGCCCGAGCAGCAGCTGAAGCTGGTCGAGGCCTACGCCCGCGAACAGGGCATGTGGCACGACCCGAGCGTCGAGCCGGTGTTCTCCGAGTACCTCGAGCTCGACCTGTCGACGGTCGTGCCGTCGATCGCCGGGCCGAAGCGCCCGCAGGACCGGATCGTCCTGGCCGAGTCGAAGGAGCAGTGGCGTGGGGACATCCGCACCTACGTCACCGACGAAGCCCAGTACGGGCCGATCGACGAGTCGGTCGAGGAGTCGTTCCCGGCCTCGGACGCGCCCGCCAACGGACGCAGCACCGCCGCCGACCAGCCGCACCACGCCGAGAAGTCGGGCGAGCGGCCCTCGCGCAAGGTCCCGGTGACGCTGTCCGACGGCACGAGCTTCGAGCTCGACCACGGCGCGGTCACGATCGCCGCGATCACGTCCTGCACGAACACGTCGAACCCGTCGGTGATGATCGGCGCCGCGCTGCTGGCCAAGAACGCGGTCGACCGCGGCCTGACCCGCAAGCCCTGGGTGAAGACGACGCTGGCCCCGGGCTCGAAGGTCGTCAGCGACTACTACGACCGGGCCGGCCTGACGCCGTACCTCGACAAGATCGGGTTCAACCTGGTCGGCTACGGGTGCACGACGTGCATCGGCAACTCCGGGCCGCTGCAGGACGAGATCTCCGCGGCGATCAACGAGGCCGACCTGGCCGTGGCCGCGGTGCTCTCCGGCAACCGGAACTTCGAGGGCCGGATCAACCCCGACGTCAAGATGAACTACCTGGCCTCGCCGCCGCTGGTCGTCGCGTACGCGCTGGCCGGGTCGATGGACATCGACATCACGTCCGAGCCGCTCGGTACCGGGTCGGACGGGCAGCCGGTGTACCTGCGCGACATCTGGCCGTCGCCGCAGGAGGTCGAGGAGGTCATCGCATCCGCGATCCACAGCGAGATGTTCTCCCGCGACTACGCCGACGTCTTCGCCGGCGACGAGCGCTGGCAGAACCTGCCGACGCCGACCGGCGACACGTTCGAGTGGGACGCCCAGTCGACCTACGTGCGCAAGCCCCCGTACTTCGAGGGCATGCCGCCGGAGCCGACGCCGGTCACCGACATCGACGGCGCCCGGGTGCTGCTGAAGCTCGGCGACTCGGTGACGACCGACCACATCTCCCCGGCCGGGGCGATCAAGGCCGACTCGCCGGCCGGCAAGTACCTGGTCGAGCACGGGGTGGAGCGGCGGGACTTCAACTCGTACGGGTCGCGGCGCGGCAACCACGAGGTGATGATCCGCGGCACGTTCGCGAACATCCGCCTGCGCAACCAGATCGCGCCGGGCACCGAGGGCGGCTTCACCCGGGACTTCTCCGACTCGTCGGCGCCGGTCACCACGGTCTACGACGCGGCCCAGAACTATGCCGCCGCCGGCACGCCGCTGGTGGTGCTGGCCGGTAAGGAGTACGGCTCGGGGTCGTCGCGGGACTGGGCGGCCAAGGGCACGGCGCTGCTGGGCGTCAAGACCGTCATCGCGGAGTCCTACGAGCGCATCCACCGGTCGAACCTGATCGGCATGGGCGTGCTCCCGCTGCAGTTCCCGGCCGGGCAGTCGGCCGAGTCGCTCGGCCTGACCGGCGAGGAGACGTTCTCGGTGGCCGGGGTGACCGCGCTGAACGAGGGGTCGACGCCGAAGACCGTGAAGGTGAGCACCGACACCGGCGTCGAGTTCGACGCGGTCGTGCGCATCGACACGCCGGGCGAGGCCGATTACTACCGGCACGGCGGGATCATGCAGTACGTCCTGCGCAGCCTCCTGGGCTGA
- a CDS encoding TetR/AcrR family transcriptional regulator, whose translation MPKVSQLHLDARRQEILAGARACFARHGYEGATVRRLEEETGLSRGAIFHHFRDKESLFLAVAEDDAAEMAAVVAEQGLVQVMRNLLDDEFSPEQAGWLGTQLEVSRRLRTDKDFAARWAARSEAISQATHDRLTRQREAGVLREDVDLDTLQRFLELALDGLVLHLAMGRPAAKLGTVLDLVEEAVRRR comes from the coding sequence ATGCCCAAGGTCAGCCAGCTGCACCTCGACGCCCGACGGCAGGAGATCCTCGCCGGTGCGCGCGCGTGCTTCGCCCGCCACGGCTACGAAGGCGCGACCGTACGTCGGCTGGAGGAGGAGACCGGGCTCTCCCGCGGCGCGATCTTCCACCACTTCCGCGACAAGGAGTCGCTGTTCCTCGCCGTCGCCGAGGACGACGCGGCCGAGATGGCCGCGGTCGTCGCCGAGCAGGGGCTCGTGCAGGTGATGCGCAACCTGCTGGACGACGAGTTCAGCCCCGAGCAGGCCGGGTGGCTCGGGACGCAGCTCGAGGTGTCGCGCCGGCTGCGTACCGACAAGGACTTCGCCGCGCGCTGGGCGGCCCGGTCGGAGGCGATCTCGCAGGCCACGCACGACCGCCTGACCCGTCAGCGCGAGGCCGGGGTGCTGCGCGAGGACGTCGACCTCGACACCCTGCAGCGCTTCCTGGAGCTGGCCCTGGACGGCCTGGTCCTCCACCTGGCCATGGGCCGCCCGGCCGCGAAGCTCGGCACCGTCCTCGACCTAGTGGAAGAAGCGGTACGGCGCCGCTAG
- a CDS encoding class I SAM-dependent methyltransferase produces MDGYAAAAQYYDLLHAERTAARARALLGAAGGEIRHGILDLGAGTGSVIAALAAEVPEVPIVAVEPSVGMRTALYARLAADPSLRGRTTVVPDAAERFAVSEGFADLAVCLDTSPAFPPPYRPDIWQRVRDALVPGGVFLLDEPALTEPVVQQPRELGRVAVGTHTVVGSVRGEPAGQRQWWEYRYTVLDAEGEVLSEEETEFYTWPMSSEDLRAELAEAGFVLKDDIELDGLTVLQAVTGP; encoded by the coding sequence GTGGACGGATACGCGGCTGCGGCGCAGTACTACGACTTACTGCACGCCGAACGCACGGCTGCCAGGGCACGAGCACTGCTGGGGGCGGCCGGGGGCGAGATCCGGCACGGGATCCTCGACCTCGGGGCCGGGACCGGCTCGGTGATCGCGGCGCTCGCCGCCGAGGTGCCGGAGGTGCCGATCGTGGCCGTGGAGCCGTCGGTCGGGATGCGGACGGCCCTGTACGCGCGGTTAGCGGCCGACCCGTCGCTGCGGGGACGGACCACGGTCGTCCCGGATGCCGCCGAGCGGTTCGCCGTGTCCGAGGGGTTCGCGGATCTGGCCGTGTGCCTGGACACCAGCCCGGCGTTCCCGCCGCCGTACCGCCCCGACATCTGGCAGCGGGTGCGCGACGCGCTCGTGCCCGGCGGGGTGTTCCTGCTCGACGAGCCGGCCCTCACCGAGCCGGTCGTGCAGCAGCCGCGGGAGCTCGGCCGGGTCGCGGTCGGCACGCACACGGTCGTCGGGTCGGTGCGCGGCGAGCCGGCCGGCCAGCGGCAGTGGTGGGAGTACCGCTACACGGTGCTCGACGCCGAGGGTGAGGTGCTCTCCGAGGAGGAGACCGAGTTCTACACCTGGCCGATGAGCTCGGAAGACCTGCGAGCCGAGCTCGCCGAAGCCGGCTTCGTCCTCAAGGACGACATCGAGCTGGACGGCCTCACGGTGTTGCAGGCCGTCACCGGCCCCTAG
- a CDS encoding peptidoglycan-binding domain-containing protein has translation MTTLPRFRASRPSAAIAVSRRPARSPRGRLRTAGAVLALAALGAVGLAPAAASAATVPTATPVSAPTTTPVAVPAAAVKLPSGIEPLSPYIPQTSCEWVDKPGSLALGALLKATYPGTSYGVTRGCTGTMTSEHYDGRAVDWMNSIRKPAQAAQATAVLNWLFATDAAGNKYANARRLGVMYIIWNGQIWGSYNQTWKPYMTCASHPEASMDTTCHRDHVHFSLSWAGAMKRTSFWTGSVAAVDYGPCRVSDLNYAAPYTGVVNKTRCTSYPTITAPAGSAAGYTGLVKFSGAQLQSGANGNAVTALQKGLGLSADGTFGPTTATAVVDFKSTHGLPATAVVDAPTWRALLLAYKPTGAYAGATKPATTTSKPTTSKPAVTTKPAAKPVNPLSQYKKTTLKYGSKGAAVTALQKRLRLPQVTGTFASKTQNAVKTFQRTHRLPVTGVVDTATWVALGA, from the coding sequence GTGACGACGCTTCCGCGCTTCCGCGCTTCCCGCCCGAGTGCCGCCATCGCCGTGTCCCGGCGGCCCGCTCGCTCGCCCCGCGGCCGGCTCCGGACGGCCGGCGCCGTGCTCGCCCTGGCCGCGCTCGGTGCGGTCGGGCTCGCGCCCGCGGCCGCGTCCGCCGCCACCGTGCCCACGGCGACGCCGGTAAGCGCGCCGACGACGACGCCGGTGGCCGTGCCGGCGGCGGCGGTGAAGCTGCCGAGCGGGATCGAGCCGCTCTCGCCCTACATCCCGCAGACGTCGTGCGAGTGGGTCGACAAGCCCGGTTCGCTGGCCCTCGGCGCGCTCCTCAAGGCCACCTACCCCGGCACCTCGTACGGCGTCACCCGCGGCTGCACCGGCACGATGACCAGCGAACACTACGACGGCCGCGCGGTCGACTGGATGAACTCGATCCGCAAGCCGGCCCAGGCCGCCCAGGCCACCGCGGTGCTGAACTGGCTGTTCGCGACCGACGCGGCCGGCAACAAGTACGCCAACGCCCGCCGGCTCGGCGTCATGTACATCATCTGGAACGGGCAGATCTGGGGCAGCTACAACCAGACCTGGAAGCCGTACATGACCTGCGCGTCGCACCCCGAGGCGAGCATGGACACGACCTGCCACCGCGACCACGTGCACTTCAGCCTGAGCTGGGCCGGCGCGATGAAGCGGACGTCGTTCTGGACCGGGTCCGTCGCGGCCGTCGACTACGGGCCGTGCCGGGTCTCCGACCTGAACTACGCGGCCCCGTACACCGGCGTCGTCAACAAGACCCGGTGCACCTCGTACCCGACGATCACCGCTCCGGCCGGCTCGGCCGCGGGCTACACCGGCCTGGTCAAGTTCTCCGGCGCGCAGCTGCAGTCGGGTGCCAACGGCAACGCGGTGACCGCGCTGCAGAAGGGTCTCGGGCTGTCGGCCGACGGCACGTTCGGACCCACGACCGCGACCGCCGTCGTCGACTTCAAGTCCACCCACGGCCTGCCGGCCACCGCCGTCGTCGACGCTCCGACCTGGCGCGCGCTGCTGCTCGCCTACAAGCCCACCGGCGCGTACGCCGGCGCCACCAAGCCCGCCACGACGACGTCCAAGCCGACGACGTCCAAGCCGGCGGTCACGACGAAGCCGGCGGCGAAGCCGGTCAACCCGCTGAGCCAGTACAAGAAGACGACGCTCAAGTACGGCTCGAAGGGCGCCGCGGTCACCGCTCTCCAGAAGCGGCTGAGGCTGCCCCAGGTCACCGGCACGTTCGCGAGCAAGACCCAGAACGCGGTGAAGACGTTCCAGCGCACGCACCGTCTGCCGGTCACCGGCGTCGTCGACACGGCGACGTGGGTCGCGCTCGGCGCCTGA